From Watersipora subatra chromosome 2, tzWatSuba1.1, whole genome shotgun sequence, one genomic window encodes:
- the LOC137388364 gene encoding calcium-activated chloride channel regulator 4-like, which yields MVAMTASSNIGNDRQNINLSPDGGYTDILVAIDDNVPENMNIIYKLQDYFTEASNILLAATHNRHYFKSLTILVPETWKPNSAWSEPKEKETMARARVVVARPNLAYGNEPYTRQPGSCGQEGDFIHFTPEYLTQNLNVDNGKIHRPEKRIVKEFAKLKWGLFDENIPVTDTQTPLLYLQDGNLWMQGCIEGTSFKFDSACVITKIPPPQESCKAVPTEIPGAASLLAYEYFDEAVEFCSKDGKTAHNLLSTNLQNKLCQSKSSWEVMLSLDDFVTDYGQNRSLEFSTEPTFRVAQVKSASRACQQDVVCLCLDVSRSMRDNNRIVVMSEAVQLYIMSYMRNGSAVGIVSFNNTEILNADITELTSESVRASLITKVPTTARGRTNIGAGLTKCHQILSDYTGGDLKGTRILLHSDGQGEVGDSVERAVSEGIIIDTVLFDQGGFLSNGTELTGGLEYLASDGKGKTGLLAFYEATAMRSCDSEHKETLITNEQIVIPLGKSTHQGRAYFDRTIGRNSKISFQYDLDVSVELLGNLKTFVTDNVNLRTITILVESDIVGFIDYIITKANLTAPASVIVTVTSSSIPGVPSIEVSNKMNSRNIQFSATTELVTYAGLFQEFSPVLQLTVLGILEDPNGTLIYIPHNDDGTGSDSIPNDGFYTGHLGAHQISGVPGEKFYGLKLSISGEGIIPRPEVVGKRRKRCSNCDSLGNVTRSVTGGVIVIDGWVPLPDHTPPETITDLIVLQTSKELGLFTLGWTAPGEDLDIGQVSGYEFKVGTSFSISDMFDLRSDAILSDVSTFLVKAGTYLDTQIRADALTPDIFGLPESANISTYYFRVRTYDSSNNYANWSNPVSASFVDPRTITALLGTTTTSQPSQMKGNESVTLEVVEVGTTSSVIIILGVALFLTGCVTLAVAIAVIVAHQTSANMKVKQE from the exons ATGGTTGCTATGACAGCTTCATCAAACATTGGCAATGACAGGCAAAATATCAACTTGAGCCCTGATGGAGGCTACACTGACATCCTGGTTGCTATTGATGACAATGTTCctgaaaacatgaatattatctACAAACTGCAG GACTATTTTACGGAAGCTTCAAATATCCTGCTCGCAGCCACCCACAACCGACACTACTTCAAAAGTTTGACTATACTAGTTCCAGAGACCTGGAAACCTAACAGCGCGTGGTCAGAG CCCAAGGAAAAGGAGACAATGGCTAGAGCCAGAGTGGTTGTAGCAAGACCGAATCTTGCTTATGGAAATGAGCCTTACACTCGGCAGCCTGGAAGTTGCGGACAAGAGGGAGACTTTATCCACTTCACACCAGAATATCTAACACAAAATTTAAATGTGGATAATGGGAAGATACACAGACCAG AAAAGAGAATCGTCAAAGAGTTTGCAAAACTTAAATGGGGTCTGTTTGATGAAAACATTCCTGTGACTGACACACAAACACCTTTATTATATCTACAAGATGGAAATCTCTGGATGCAAGG ATGTATTGAAGGAACTTCTTTTAAATTTGATTCAGCCTGTGTCATAACAAAGATTCCACCACCTCAGGAATCATGTAAAGCTGTGCCCACTGAAATTCCTGGCGCAGCTTCACTTTTGGCATACGAGTACTTTGATGAG GCTGTCGAATTTTGCTCTAAAGATGGTAAAACTGCCCACAACCTTCTCTCTACAAACTTACAGAATAAACTGTGTCAGAGTAAGAGTTCTTGGGAAGTGATGCTAAGTCTCGATGACTTTG ttactgacTATGGACAAAACAGATCCCTCGAGTTCTCAACAGAGCCTACATTTCGTGTGGCACAAGTGAAGTCAGCCAGTAGAGCTTGTCAGCAAGATGTTGTATGTCTGTGTTTAGATGTCTCAAGAAGTATGAGA GATAACAACAGGATAGTTGTGATGTCTGAGGCTGTCCAGCTCTACATTATGAGTTATATGAGGAATGGCTCAGCAGTAGGAATTGTGTCCTTCAACAACACTGAGATTCTAAACGCTGACATAACAGAACTTACCAGTGAGTCTGTGAGGGCAAGTTTAATTACAAAGGTTCCTACAACAGCCAGAGGCAGAACTAACATTGGTGCTGGTTTGACTAAATGCCACCAA ATACTTAGTGACTACACAGGAGGTGACCTCAAAGGTACACGCATTCTTCTTCACAGCGATGGACAAGGAGAGGTTGGGGACTCTGTCGAAAGGGCTGTCAGTGAGGGAATTATTATCGATACAGTTCTGTTTGA TCAAGGAGGATTTCTTTCTAACGGTACTGAGTTAACAGGAGGCCTTGAATACCTGGCTAGTGATGGTAAAGGAAAAACAGGTCTTTTGGCGTTCTATGAGGCAACTGCAATGAGGTCTTGTGATTCTGAGCACAAAGAAACTCTG ATAACAAATGAGCAAATAGTGATACCATTGGGAAAGTCAACACATCAAGGCAGAGCATACTTTGACCGGACAATTGGACGCAACAGCAAGATTTCATTTCAATATGACTTGGATGTGAGTGTGGAATTACTAGGAAATCTAAAAACATTTGTGACAGACAATGTCAACCTGAGAACTATCACCATCCTAGTTGAGAGTGACATT GTGGGGTTCATAGACTATATCATCACTAAAGCTAATCTAACTGCTCCTGCATCAGTAATAGTCACTGTGACTTCTTCCTCCATTCCTGGTGTTCCAAGTATTGAAGTCAGCAACAAAATGAATAGTAGAAACATTCAATTTAGTGCAACAACTGAG ctcGTAACTTACGCCGGACTTTTTCAAGAATTTTCTCCAGTTTTACAGTTGACCGTACTGGGAATCTTAGAAGATCCAAATGGCACCTTGATCTATATACCTCATAATGATGATGGAACAG GTTCGGATTCGATACCAAATGATGGGTTCTATACTGGACATCTTGGTGCTCACCAGATTAGCGGAGTTCCAGGAGAAAAATTTTATGGATTAAAA CTAAGCATTTCTGGAGAAGGCATCATACCCAGGCCAGAAGTTGTAGGAAAGCGAAGAAAAAGATGTTCAAATTGTGACAGTCTGGGCAATGTCACAAGATCTGTAACAG GTGGTGTTATTGTGATTGACGGCTGGGTACCATTGCCTGACCATACacctcctgagactatcactgACCTTATTGTTCTGCAAACTTCCAAAGAACTTGGTCTGTTCACACTCGGATGGACTGCTCCTGGAGAAGACCTTGACATTGGTCAAG TGTCTGGCTATGAGTTTAAAGTTGGAACCAGTTTTTCAATATCTGATATGTTTGACCTGAGGTCTGATGCCATTCTAAGTGATGTTTCTACATTCTTAGTAAAAGCGGGAACTTATCTTGATACTCAGATCAGAGCTG aTGCCCTGACTCCAGACATTTTTGGGTTACCGGAGTCAGCTAACATCAGCACCTACTATTTTCGGGTCAGGACCTATGACTCTAGCAACAACTATGCCAACTGGTCTAACCCAGTGTCTGCTTCTTTCGTGGACCCCCGCACAATCACAGCTCTATTA GGCACAACAACAACCAGCCAGCCTTCACAAATGAAAGGGAATGAAAGTGTCACCCTAGAAGTTGTCGAA